One window of the Shewanella litorisediminis genome contains the following:
- a CDS encoding AraC family transcriptional regulator, translating to MKPKDMPSDITSELESALAATLPTGLDPRLARVCAYIGRHLDEDLSLDSLSRVGHLSRFHFHRLFAAGLGIPLGRFVQLQRLKRASFRLGFEHSMRVLDIALEAGFDSAEAFSRAFKRELGLSPSAFRQAPDWAHWHSVMDIINVPRQGLAGTDMDVKLIEMPSLAVAWLEHKGNPARVLDTSARFIEWRKQTGLSPIASARTFGIPNGDPSTMAAQDFRFKVAGSVKAPVPANPHGVENGEIAGGRYAVIRHLGSHANMDASIYGFFRDWLPQSGETVREAPLFFEYLNFVHQVDECDLITDIYVPLN from the coding sequence GTGAAACCAAAAGATATGCCATCAGACATAACTTCAGAGCTGGAAAGTGCCCTGGCGGCGACGTTACCGACAGGGCTCGACCCCAGGCTTGCGCGGGTGTGCGCCTACATAGGTCGTCATCTGGATGAGGATTTGAGCCTCGACAGCTTAAGTCGGGTGGGGCACTTGTCGCGGTTTCACTTTCATCGGTTGTTTGCGGCTGGGCTTGGCATTCCGCTGGGGCGCTTTGTGCAGCTGCAACGGCTGAAACGGGCGTCGTTCCGGCTCGGATTCGAGCATTCCATGCGGGTGCTCGATATCGCGCTGGAGGCGGGCTTTGATAGCGCCGAGGCCTTCAGCCGTGCCTTTAAGCGTGAGCTTGGCCTGAGCCCTTCTGCATTTCGACAGGCACCTGACTGGGCGCACTGGCACTCGGTTATGGACATCATCAACGTGCCCCGGCAAGGGTTAGCAGGAACCGATATGGACGTAAAACTGATTGAAATGCCAAGCCTGGCAGTCGCCTGGCTGGAACATAAGGGTAATCCGGCGCGGGTGCTGGACACCAGTGCCCGCTTTATCGAGTGGCGCAAGCAAACCGGTCTGTCACCTATCGCCAGCGCCCGCACTTTCGGCATTCCCAATGGCGACCCATCAACCATGGCTGCCCAGGACTTTCGCTTTAAGGTGGCGGGCAGTGTTAAAGCGCCCGTGCCTGCCAACCCGCATGGGGTGGAAAATGGTGAAATCGCTGGTGGACGCTACGCCGTTATCCGTCACCTCGGCAGCCACGCCAATATGGATGCCAGTATTTACGGTTTTTTCCGCGATTGGCTGCCCCAAAGTGGTGAGACTGTGCGCGAGGCGCCGCTGTTTTTTGAATACCTGAACTTTGTGCATCAGGTGGACGAGTGTGACCTTATCACCGACATCTATGTGCCCCTGAACTGA
- a CDS encoding sensor histidine kinase, whose translation MAKLLNILAIFAFSLAVAFYAALLRTGPDEPLVVHFDAPVWIALQSFVAQWLTLKCYRLLSKGQGLSPHPSHYIKVYLVSAIAFALLMSMATLPIEIAAGLQHIDGYHLLLSIATNLALHLMVGGVTLVLKVLDNHQQQAVALEREKKLALERQVALLQAQLDPHFLFNNLNVLSALISKDPDEAEEFLHTFCDIYRYVLENRERPLVPLHQELDFARDYMALLDIRFNGAYRLELPDFTDNAAALSQLLPPCTLQLTLENAVKHNQGDSAAPLPIRVQICEGEIQIRNPMREKAFKPASSGLGLANLSARSLSLCGRDIRVTKDDGEFCITIPLQNAAAAKAQTATTTHTTATHTAA comes from the coding sequence ATGGCTAAGCTACTCAACATTCTGGCAATTTTTGCATTCTCACTGGCGGTGGCCTTTTACGCCGCCCTGCTGAGAACCGGCCCCGATGAGCCTTTGGTGGTGCATTTTGATGCCCCAGTTTGGATTGCGCTGCAATCCTTTGTGGCCCAGTGGCTCACCCTCAAATGTTATCGGCTGCTGAGCAAAGGCCAAGGGCTCAGCCCCCACCCGAGCCACTACATCAAGGTGTATCTGGTTTCCGCCATCGCCTTTGCCCTGCTGATGAGCATGGCCACCCTGCCCATCGAAATCGCCGCCGGTTTGCAGCATATCGATGGCTACCATCTGCTGCTGTCTATCGCCACCAATCTGGCGCTGCACCTGATGGTGGGCGGCGTTACTCTGGTGCTCAAGGTGCTGGACAACCACCAGCAGCAAGCCGTGGCGCTTGAGCGGGAGAAAAAACTCGCCCTCGAACGCCAGGTTGCCCTGTTGCAGGCTCAGCTTGACCCACACTTTTTATTCAATAATCTCAATGTATTGTCGGCACTAATCAGTAAAGACCCTGACGAGGCCGAGGAGTTTCTGCACACCTTTTGCGACATCTACCGCTATGTGCTGGAAAACCGTGAGCGGCCTTTGGTGCCGCTGCATCAGGAACTCGATTTTGCCCGGGACTATATGGCGCTGTTGGATATTCGCTTTAATGGCGCCTATCGGCTTGAGCTGCCGGATTTCACCGACAATGCCGCAGCACTCAGTCAACTGCTGCCGCCCTGCACCTTGCAGTTAACCCTCGAAAATGCCGTGAAACACAATCAGGGTGACAGCGCCGCGCCGCTGCCCATCAGGGTGCAGATCTGCGAGGGCGAAATCCAAATCCGCAACCCGATGCGTGAAAAGGCCTTTAAACCGGCTTCCAGCGGCCTTGGGCTTGCCAATCTTTCCGCCCGCAGCCTGAGCCTGTGCGGCCGGGACATTCGGGTAACCAAGGACGATGGCGAGTTCTGCATTACCATTCCATTGCAAAACGCGGCGGCAGCAAAGGCACAAACCGCCACCACAACTCATACCACCGCAACGCACACCGCCGCCTGA
- a CDS encoding LytR/AlgR family response regulator transcription factor has translation MKILVIEDEPLAAEKLIGYIERYFDGAEVLAVLSRVDEVIRFFEQPQGIAAPELIFSDVELLDGQVFTAMQALDLPCPVIFTTSYEQYWMQAFANQGIEYLLKPFSFKRFSEAMANFEQLKLSLATKAAAKAGSYKSRLLLKKAQGMQVLALTEVACFRTSGGVVMACDTSGEHHMLTSGSINELQTQLDPEVFFRISRSDMVNINFIERFENYGKDTLAVYLSCLDEPLITSKTRSAEFRRWLDS, from the coding sequence GTGAAAATACTGGTCATTGAAGACGAGCCGCTGGCAGCAGAGAAACTGATAGGCTATATCGAGCGCTATTTCGACGGCGCCGAAGTGCTGGCGGTGCTGTCACGGGTGGATGAGGTGATTCGCTTCTTTGAGCAGCCACAGGGGATAGCGGCGCCTGAGCTGATATTTTCTGATGTGGAATTGCTGGATGGTCAGGTATTTACCGCCATGCAGGCGCTGGATTTGCCCTGCCCGGTGATTTTTACCACCTCTTACGAGCAATACTGGATGCAGGCCTTTGCCAATCAGGGCATCGAGTATCTGCTGAAGCCCTTTTCCTTCAAGCGTTTCAGCGAAGCCATGGCCAACTTCGAGCAGCTCAAACTGAGCCTCGCCACCAAGGCCGCCGCCAAAGCGGGCAGCTATAAGAGTCGGCTGCTGCTGAAAAAGGCCCAGGGGATGCAGGTATTAGCGCTTACCGAAGTGGCCTGTTTTCGCACCTCCGGCGGGGTGGTGATGGCCTGCGACACAAGCGGCGAGCACCATATGCTCACCTCCGGCTCCATCAACGAACTGCAAACCCAGCTCGACCCTGAGGTGTTCTTTCGCATCAGCCGCAGCGACATGGTCAATATCAACTTTATCGAACGCTTTGAAAATTATGGCAAAGATACTCTGGCCGTGTATCTTTCCTGCCTCGATGAACCCCTTATCACCAGCAAGACCCGCAGCGCCGAATTCCGCCGCTGGCTGGACAGTTAA
- the pbpG gene encoding D-alanyl-D-alanine endopeptidase, with the protein MKSKLFKYISPLLMFGLLSAASAQGAVKKDAKPTQELASYSALLVDTKTNEVLYASNPHQVVPIASISKLMTAMVTLDAKLPLGEKIAVEVKDNPEMKNVVSRIRLGSTLSRKEAMLLTLMSSENRAATTLAHHYPGGYHAFVKAMNAKAKALGMTNTRFVEPTGLSVHNVSTAADLVKLLKASQDYPLLGQLSSTPSKSVTFGKPRYSLAFYNTNRLVNKDSWDIRLTKTGFTDAAGHCLVMLTKMAKRDVAFVVLDSFGKQTHLGDAGRLKKWLETGKVSPLPDSAKTYKEQRKRERSNKA; encoded by the coding sequence ATGAAATCCAAATTGTTCAAGTACATCAGTCCACTGCTGATGTTCGGCCTGTTGTCGGCCGCCAGCGCACAGGGCGCGGTTAAAAAAGACGCCAAACCCACTCAGGAGCTGGCTTCATACAGTGCACTTCTGGTGGATACCAAAACCAACGAAGTGCTCTACGCCAGTAATCCTCATCAGGTTGTTCCCATTGCCTCGATTTCCAAGCTGATGACTGCCATGGTCACCCTGGATGCCAAGCTGCCACTGGGGGAAAAAATCGCGGTTGAAGTCAAAGACAACCCCGAGATGAAGAATGTCGTCTCCCGTATTCGTCTGGGTAGCACCCTGAGCCGAAAAGAGGCTATGTTGCTGACCCTGATGTCGTCGGAAAACCGTGCCGCCACCACCCTGGCACATCATTATCCCGGCGGTTATCACGCCTTTGTGAAGGCAATGAATGCCAAAGCCAAGGCACTGGGCATGACCAACACCCGCTTTGTGGAGCCTACCGGATTATCGGTGCACAACGTGTCTACTGCGGCCGACCTGGTAAAGCTGCTCAAGGCCTCGCAGGATTACCCGCTGCTGGGTCAGCTCTCTTCGACGCCAAGCAAGTCGGTGACTTTCGGCAAACCCAGGTACAGTTTGGCGTTTTACAACACCAACCGACTGGTAAATAAAGATAGTTGGGACATTCGCTTAACCAAGACCGGCTTTACCGATGCCGCCGGACACTGTTTGGTGATGCTGACTAAAATGGCCAAACGGGATGTGGCCTTTGTTGTTCTCGACTCTTTCGGTAAACAAACCCACCTCGGTGACGCCGGACGCCTGAAAAAATGGCTTGAAACCGGCAAGGTCAGTCCACTGCCTGACTCCGCCAAAACCTACAAAGAACAACGCAAGCGTGAGCGTTCTAACAAGGCATAA
- the mtnC gene encoding acireductone synthase, with product MGIRAIVVDTAGTTTDLNFIQETLFPYSAKVMADFLREHQHNPLVDYCIGDVRDIALEADADIERVAEILVQWIAEDRKVTPLKTLQGLIWKQGYANDEFKGHIYPDFIDAIKSYRAQGLRVYSFSSGSVDAQKLLFSHSDGGDLTELFNGHFDTRTGNKLDKQAYANIINTISLSPRQILFVSDVVEELKAAEAAGMITCQMVREPAQRTGKYRIIQSFSELNFD from the coding sequence ATGGGTATCAGAGCCATAGTCGTAGACACAGCGGGCACCACCACGGATCTCAACTTTATTCAGGAAACGCTCTTCCCTTACTCCGCCAAGGTCATGGCCGATTTTCTGCGCGAACACCAGCACAATCCACTGGTGGACTATTGCATCGGCGATGTGCGTGATATTGCCCTTGAAGCCGATGCCGACATTGAGCGGGTCGCCGAGATTTTGGTGCAGTGGATTGCAGAAGACCGCAAAGTCACACCACTGAAGACCCTGCAGGGACTGATTTGGAAACAGGGCTACGCCAATGATGAGTTCAAGGGCCACATTTACCCTGATTTTATCGACGCCATTAAGAGCTACCGGGCACAGGGTTTGCGGGTATACAGCTTTTCCTCCGGCTCAGTGGATGCCCAAAAACTGCTTTTCAGCCACAGTGATGGCGGCGACCTGACCGAGCTGTTCAACGGCCATTTCGATACCCGCACAGGCAACAAGCTCGACAAGCAGGCCTACGCCAACATTATCAATACCATCAGCTTGAGCCCCAGACAGATCCTCTTTGTCTCCGATGTGGTTGAAGAGCTGAAAGCCGCCGAAGCGGCCGGTATGATCACTTGCCAAATGGTGCGCGAGCCGGCACAACGTACCGGTAAGTACCGCATCATCCAAAGCTTCAGCGAACTGAATTTCGATTGA
- a CDS encoding MerR family transcriptional regulator, which yields MALRISQLAQRLGLSRSTLLYYEKQGLIHSKRLDNGYRVYSEKDVQRLTLIQKLQAGGLTLKECLACLDERIDRELLQTRLAELDAEIAQKQAARTLLAALLGEGDLKAWHESLTKEAPEAHLDWLQTQGFSEKEALHLTWLSKDMNEHDKFMADFMHIFAPLTRWAPGSEADTLKALAAVPLTPTRILDIGCGKGLATRVLARHTQASITAIDNEEGALAELQQQLQHSGLTSRVSTLCASMTDIPLPAASADLIWAEGSAYIMGVEQALKSWRKLLVDNGVLVLSDLVWLTDDKDPEAVAFWQQDYPAMTSVEARKAQMQAAGFEVIGSFSLSNEAWQSFTGPLAARVDEVSKQLAGSQALANVQRELDIFSRFLGQFGYQFFVLQKRG from the coding sequence ATGGCATTACGCATTTCACAACTGGCACAAAGGCTCGGATTATCGCGATCAACCCTGCTTTACTACGAGAAACAGGGGCTTATCCACAGCAAGCGGCTGGATAACGGCTACCGGGTATACAGCGAAAAGGACGTACAACGGCTGACCCTGATCCAAAAGCTGCAGGCAGGCGGCCTCACCTTAAAAGAGTGTCTGGCCTGCCTCGATGAGCGAATCGACAGGGAACTGCTGCAAACCCGCCTAGCCGAGCTGGACGCCGAGATTGCCCAAAAGCAGGCCGCGCGGACACTGCTTGCAGCCCTTCTGGGCGAAGGCGATTTGAAGGCGTGGCACGAGTCCCTCACAAAAGAAGCGCCCGAGGCGCATCTGGATTGGTTACAAACCCAGGGCTTCAGCGAAAAAGAAGCACTGCACCTGACATGGTTATCTAAAGATATGAACGAACACGACAAATTTATGGCCGACTTTATGCACATTTTCGCCCCACTGACACGTTGGGCACCGGGCAGCGAGGCGGATACCTTAAAAGCACTGGCAGCCGTGCCGCTGACGCCAACGCGCATTCTCGACATCGGCTGCGGCAAGGGTCTGGCGACCCGGGTACTGGCCAGGCACACCCAGGCCAGCATCACCGCCATCGACAACGAAGAAGGTGCATTGGCCGAGCTGCAACAGCAGCTTCAGCACAGCGGCCTAACCAGCCGGGTCAGCACCCTGTGCGCCAGCATGACGGACATCCCACTGCCAGCGGCAAGCGCCGATCTGATTTGGGCCGAAGGCAGCGCCTATATCATGGGGGTCGAACAGGCGCTCAAGTCATGGCGTAAGCTGCTGGTCGATAACGGCGTGCTGGTACTCAGCGATCTGGTGTGGCTGACAGACGACAAAGACCCTGAGGCCGTAGCCTTCTGGCAGCAGGACTACCCCGCCATGACCTCAGTCGAGGCGAGAAAGGCACAGATGCAGGCGGCAGGCTTTGAGGTTATAGGCAGCTTTAGCCTGAGTAATGAGGCCTGGCAGAGCTTTACCGGCCCTCTCGCCGCGAGAGTTGATGAGGTTTCCAAGCAGCTGGCAGGCTCGCAGGCGTTAGCCAATGTGCAGCGGGAGCTTGATATTTTCAGCCGCTTCCTCGGCCAGTTTGGTTATCAGTTCTTCGTGCTGCAAAAACGCGGTTAA
- a CDS encoding alpha/beta hydrolase, with translation MTRIFTLLLACAANLATANLTVANTPTTPKATGVQAASLLGGQRGSGQLYEVVDTQVWDVPDPKSGRDYQVFVALPASYEKEPSRRYPVLYVTDADYAFAMVKQIARRLNGHGPAIEDFILVGLSYSVGDHGMPSRRRDYTPTPNGPGSDVAKGVHGEGKLYLEYLKHSAMPFIAGKYRTDEARRLFLGHSYGGLLGAQALLTDPDMFAGYVLGSPSFWYDNKVMWSFEKRYAKSHKDLPAKVYLYVGEYEDMKPSDARYATRYNMVTDARYFEKTLKSRQYPSLQLKLDVLNDEDHLSVAPRGFTHGLKYLLPASPDNKS, from the coding sequence ATGACACGGATATTCACGCTTCTGCTTGCCTGCGCCGCTAACCTGGCAACAGCAAACCTGACCGTTGCCAACACCCCGACAACCCCCAAGGCGACCGGGGTGCAGGCCGCATCTCTGCTCGGCGGGCAACGTGGCAGTGGGCAACTCTATGAAGTGGTAGATACCCAGGTTTGGGACGTGCCGGACCCCAAGAGCGGCCGCGATTATCAGGTGTTTGTGGCGCTGCCAGCCTCCTATGAAAAGGAGCCTTCGCGGCGCTATCCGGTGCTCTATGTCACCGATGCGGACTATGCCTTTGCCATGGTGAAACAGATTGCCAGGCGCCTGAATGGGCACGGCCCCGCCATTGAAGACTTTATTCTGGTGGGCCTGTCATATTCTGTTGGCGATCATGGCATGCCGAGCCGCCGACGTGACTACACCCCCACGCCCAATGGCCCGGGTTCAGATGTCGCCAAGGGTGTCCATGGTGAGGGGAAACTGTATCTTGAATACCTTAAACACAGCGCCATGCCCTTTATTGCAGGCAAATACCGTACCGATGAGGCAAGGCGCTTATTCCTGGGCCATTCCTACGGCGGGCTGTTGGGGGCGCAGGCGCTGTTAACCGATCCGGATATGTTTGCCGGGTATGTGCTCGGCAGCCCATCATTTTGGTATGACAACAAGGTGATGTGGTCTTTCGAAAAACGTTATGCCAAATCCCACAAAGATTTGCCCGCAAAAGTGTACCTGTATGTCGGGGAATACGAAGATATGAAGCCCAGTGATGCACGTTATGCCACCCGTTACAACATGGTCACGGATGCGCGCTATTTCGAGAAAACCCTTAAGTCACGCCAATATCCTTCTCTGCAGCTGAAGCTGGATGTGCTCAACGACGAAGATCATTTAAGCGTGGCACCGCGGGGTTTTACCCACGGACTCAAGTACCTGCTGCCTGCATCCCCGGACAACAAATCCTGA
- a CDS encoding GNAT family N-acetyltransferase encodes MDAVIHDKTNQVFLLAANGVEARLEYHRQGDSIDFNRTFVPPELRGQGLAEKLVRHGLAWARKQGLDIHASCWYVQKFL; translated from the coding sequence ATGGATGCTGTGATCCACGATAAAACCAATCAGGTATTTTTATTAGCGGCCAACGGCGTGGAAGCCAGGCTGGAGTATCATCGCCAGGGTGACAGTATCGACTTCAATCGCACCTTCGTTCCTCCTGAACTCAGGGGACAGGGTCTGGCAGAAAAACTGGTCCGTCACGGACTGGCATGGGCCAGAAAGCAGGGACTCGACATTCACGCCAGCTGTTGGTACGTTCAAAAATTCCTCTAA
- a CDS encoding NlpC/P60 family protein, with the protein MHTAVVRGLVLLLLAMAAVGCSSRSGQVPPVAPQESQPLSQARLLALYSEWRGVPYRLGGMNKRGIDCSAFSLLVYRDLAGLNLPRTVEDQLALGRRVSEDEIQSGDLVFFKTGWTVWHVGVSLGDRRFVHASTSQGVIISTLDNGYWQQKFRQIRRYD; encoded by the coding sequence ATGCATACCGCTGTGGTCAGGGGCCTCGTACTCTTGCTGCTGGCCATGGCGGCGGTAGGGTGCAGCTCCCGTTCCGGGCAGGTGCCGCCAGTGGCGCCGCAGGAAAGCCAGCCCCTGTCTCAGGCGCGGCTCCTGGCGCTTTACAGTGAATGGCGGGGCGTTCCATACCGGCTTGGCGGTATGAATAAGCGCGGCATCGATTGCTCCGCCTTCAGCCTATTGGTTTATCGCGATCTTGCCGGACTGAATCTGCCCCGCACCGTGGAGGATCAGCTCGCTCTGGGGCGCAGGGTATCAGAGGATGAAATTCAAAGCGGCGACCTGGTGTTTTTTAAAACCGGCTGGACTGTGTGGCACGTTGGCGTGTCCCTGGGAGATAGGCGCTTTGTTCATGCTTCCACCAGTCAGGGGGTGATTATTTCAACCCTCGATAATGGCTACTGGCAGCAAAAGTTCCGTCAGATACGTCGCTACGATTAA
- a CDS encoding acyl-CoA thioesterase, giving the protein MKSVSELCSHVSKITVAWGEMDALQHVNNVAYFRYFETARIGFFEQHFPLESMYRHGLGPVISENQARYKRPVTYPDVLHVGVRVTDIHPDRFTLHYEVFSEAQQAITTTGSSIAVMFDFKLGRKADMPSEMLATLKNLSKSEP; this is encoded by the coding sequence ATGAAATCAGTCTCAGAACTCTGTTCCCACGTCAGCAAGATTACTGTTGCCTGGGGTGAAATGGATGCCCTGCAACACGTGAACAACGTGGCCTATTTCAGATACTTCGAAACCGCCCGCATTGGCTTTTTTGAACAGCACTTCCCGCTGGAGAGCATGTATCGCCATGGCCTTGGCCCCGTGATCAGTGAAAATCAGGCCAGATACAAACGACCCGTCACCTATCCGGACGTATTGCATGTGGGGGTGCGCGTGACCGACATACACCCGGATCGCTTCACCTTGCATTACGAGGTGTTCAGCGAGGCACAGCAAGCCATCACCACCACGGGCAGCTCCATCGCCGTGATGTTTGATTTCAAGTTGGGACGCAAAGCCGATATGCCGTCAGAAATGCTGGCAACCCTGAAAAATCTTTCAAAAAGCGAACCTTGA
- a CDS encoding HutD family protein, with product MPIHLVAAKDFVTNDWAGGSTTQLLIHPKGSSLAARDFEFRLSCARVEQSGQFSDFSGYDRLLLVLEGAMKLSSSALTEARIQHADSSAWAFDGGLNVHAELMATVVEDFNLFVPKGRLKSASRQQLAGQQRWHQAAETGASVYGVFLRHGQLSIGDTRLDSEHPLIISSTPLNLLAEVPSDLVAFAIGCRFPQP from the coding sequence ATGCCAATACATCTGGTGGCAGCCAAAGATTTCGTGACCAATGACTGGGCCGGTGGCAGCACCACTCAGCTGCTTATCCATCCCAAAGGCAGCAGTTTGGCTGCCCGGGACTTTGAATTCCGCCTGAGCTGCGCCCGGGTTGAACAATCCGGCCAGTTCAGTGACTTCAGTGGTTACGATCGCCTGTTGCTGGTATTGGAGGGCGCCATGAAGCTCAGCAGCAGCGCCCTGACAGAAGCCAGGATTCAACACGCCGACAGCAGTGCCTGGGCCTTCGATGGCGGTTTGAATGTGCATGCGGAATTAATGGCCACAGTGGTGGAAGACTTTAACCTGTTTGTACCCAAAGGAAGGCTGAAATCGGCCAGCCGGCAACAACTGGCAGGTCAACAGCGCTGGCATCAGGCCGCTGAAACCGGCGCCAGCGTCTACGGCGTGTTTCTGCGCCATGGCCAGCTCAGCATAGGTGACACCCGTCTCGACAGCGAGCACCCTCTCATTATTTCATCTACGCCGCTGAACCTGCTGGCGGAAGTGCCAAGCGATCTGGTGGCGTTTGCCATTGGCTGCCGATTCCCGCAGCCCTGA
- a CDS encoding S41 family peptidase, with protein sequence MKTISKTKASKTNLSKLKISAAISALFPLFVAAAEPALPQTAAAWASAARADIEAAFEITRDNHPGMFDPLNPGFGAQLEMARDDALALIPRVTNASSYIAAISRFSTGLQDGHAGAYANIEDADVPQTRWPGFNTVWRGDALWVSYSDLPQLKRGDKVLGCDGKSVDTLFDERVFQFQGQKAQPGHKWNSGHRVLADYGNPFIAPLERCEFDTTKGKLSLTLSWSVRPEAALEALQTDYNGDRLPVGLSWHKDTAWVAMPTFTPDENDTAAYDKLVSELTAQRGKLLQAKTIVLDLRHNQGGSSLWSQRVAKALWGEGRVLRRLEAQGAATEVWWRASPGNTEYVQGIVKELESEGQTEYLPYFTEAADGMAASLRQNEPFFKQKDEVPAMSMAEAMKERPGDIPALTTAVIALVPGQCASACLDALDAFKLFDNTRLFGAPSSADSSYMDIRTVPFPSGLGAVIIPNKMYVNRSRGNGEYYAPDLPYNGLDWTTEALLQAIRHKL encoded by the coding sequence ATGAAAACAATATCGAAAACAAAAGCATCGAAAACGAACCTATCGAAGCTGAAAATATCTGCCGCTATCTCTGCCCTATTCCCCTTGTTTGTGGCCGCCGCCGAACCAGCGCTGCCGCAAACCGCTGCCGCCTGGGCCAGTGCCGCCAGAGCCGACATCGAAGCCGCCTTTGAGATCACCCGCGACAACCACCCCGGCATGTTCGACCCGCTCAATCCCGGCTTCGGCGCCCAACTCGAAATGGCAAGGGACGATGCGCTGGCATTGATTCCCAGAGTGACCAATGCCAGCAGCTATATCGCCGCCATCAGCCGTTTCAGCACCGGCCTTCAGGACGGCCACGCCGGTGCCTACGCAAACATTGAAGATGCGGACGTCCCGCAAACCCGCTGGCCGGGATTTAATACTGTCTGGCGTGGCGATGCCCTGTGGGTGTCTTACAGCGACCTGCCACAGCTTAAGCGCGGCGATAAGGTACTGGGCTGCGACGGTAAATCCGTCGATACACTGTTCGATGAGCGGGTATTCCAATTTCAGGGGCAAAAAGCCCAACCGGGTCATAAGTGGAACTCCGGCCACCGGGTGCTCGCGGACTATGGCAATCCCTTTATTGCCCCTCTGGAGCGCTGCGAGTTTGATACCACCAAAGGCAAGCTGAGCCTTACACTGAGCTGGTCAGTGCGGCCGGAAGCGGCACTCGAGGCATTGCAGACCGATTACAACGGCGATCGCCTGCCGGTGGGGCTGAGTTGGCATAAGGATACGGCTTGGGTAGCCATGCCAACCTTCACCCCGGATGAAAATGATACTGCCGCCTATGACAAGCTGGTGAGTGAACTCACGGCGCAGCGGGGCAAACTGCTTCAGGCAAAAACCATAGTGCTCGACCTGCGCCACAATCAGGGCGGTTCATCTTTATGGAGCCAACGTGTCGCTAAGGCATTGTGGGGCGAAGGCCGGGTTTTACGCCGGCTTGAGGCGCAGGGGGCGGCCACCGAAGTCTGGTGGCGGGCATCGCCCGGTAATACTGAATATGTTCAAGGTATCGTTAAAGAGCTCGAGAGCGAGGGCCAGACAGAGTACCTGCCGTATTTCACCGAGGCCGCCGATGGCATGGCGGCTTCACTCAGGCAAAACGAGCCCTTTTTCAAGCAAAAAGATGAGGTTCCGGCAATGAGCATGGCCGAGGCCATGAAGGAGCGGCCCGGGGACATCCCGGCGCTGACAACGGCGGTGATTGCGCTGGTGCCGGGCCAATGCGCCAGTGCCTGCCTGGATGCGCTGGATGCATTCAAGTTGTTTGACAACACCCGGCTGTTTGGCGCGCCAAGCAGCGCCGACTCCAGCTACATGGATATCCGCACAGTGCCGTTTCCATCCGGCCTTGGGGCGGTGATCATTCCCAACAAGATGTATGTCAACCGCAGCCGCGGCAACGGCGAATATTATGCCCCCGACCTGCCTTACAACGGCCTGGATTGGACGACAGAGGCGTTGCTGCAGGCGATCCGCCACAAGCTTTAA
- the mog gene encoding molybdopterin adenylyltransferase gives MAKAKIGIVTVSDRASAGIYEDLSGQAIIETLNAYLTSEWESLYRLIPDEQADIESTLIDLADNQGCCLIVTTGGTGPAKRDVTPEATEAVCHRMMPGFGELMRAESLKFVPTAILSRQTAGLRDDTLIVNLPGKPKSIRECLDAVFPAIPYCIDLMDGPFLECDESVIKPFRPKK, from the coding sequence ATGGCCAAAGCCAAAATCGGGATTGTTACCGTCAGTGACCGTGCCAGCGCCGGCATTTACGAAGACCTGTCGGGTCAAGCCATTATTGAAACCCTCAATGCCTACCTGACCAGCGAATGGGAAAGCCTTTATCGACTGATACCGGATGAACAGGCCGACATTGAGTCCACGCTGATTGACCTGGCAGACAATCAAGGTTGTTGTCTGATTGTCACCACTGGCGGAACCGGGCCCGCAAAGCGCGACGTGACGCCGGAGGCCACCGAGGCCGTGTGTCATCGCATGATGCCGGGTTTTGGTGAACTGATGCGGGCCGAGTCGCTGAAGTTTGTGCCCACCGCCATACTGTCAAGGCAAACGGCAGGCCTGCGGGACGATACCCTGATAGTTAATTTACCCGGCAAGCCCAAGTCCATTCGTGAATGCCTGGATGCGGTGTTTCCCGCCATTCCTTACTGTATCGATTTGATGGACGGACCCTTCCTTGAATGTGACGAGTCAGTTATCAAGCCATTCCGCCCCAAAAAATAG